The sequence below is a genomic window from Thermanaerothrix sp..
AGGAGAACCGCACGATGAGGTTCACCATTATCCCCCCCGCCAGGTCGTCGGCCATGATGCCCACACCGCCCGGCAGGGTCTCAAAGCGCCTTATGGGGAAGGGCTTGGTTATGTCCACGATCCGGAAGAGCAGCAACGTCCCAAGGGCCATCTCCATGGGAAGCCCGTACTGGGCGGCCCAATACCCCGCCACCTCGTCTATGACCACCTCCGGCGGATCCTCCATCCTCACCCGCCGGGAATACCGGTGGGAAGCGGCGGTGCCCACCACGATGACCGCCACCAGGGCCGCCAGGGGTATCCGACCCATCAGAAGGGCCAACCCAAAGGCACCCAAGGACCCCACCGTGCCGGGGGCCCACCGGGACAGCCCAAGGCCGAAACAGGTGGAGAACATGCCGTACCAGGTCATGAAGGCCTCCCGATCCCTCAATCAACACACCTCCCCTACCACGGACCCCACAAGATCGTGCTCCAGGGCCTCGTCCACCAAAACCCGGTAGGTCCTGCCCGCCACAAGACCCGAGCCGTCGGGGATCAGAACCGATCCGTCCACCTCCGGGGCCTCCCGGTAGGAACGGCCCACCCCCATCCCGTCCTCATGGCCCTCAACGAGCACCTCCAGCTCCCGCCCCTCGAAGAGCCGCTGGCGGGAAAGGGACACCTGGGCCGCCAGCTCCATCAGGGCCTTAAGACGGCTTCGGGCGGTCCTTGCCCCCACCCTCCCGGGCAGTTCAAAGGCCCCGGTCCCCTCCTCGGGGGAGAACACGAAGGCCCCAACCCGGTCCGGCCGGGCGGCCTCCAGGAACTTAAGGAGCATCTTAAAGTCCTCAGCCTCCTCCCCAGGGTAGCCCACCATCAGGGTGGTCCTCATGGCAAAGAGAGGGTCCACCTCCCGGGCCATCCGGAAGACCCCAACCACGTCCTCGAAATCCATCGAACGCCCCATGGACGAGAGTATCCTCGGCGACGCGTGCTGAACCGGAACGTCCAGGTAGCTGTGGATCACCGGGGACGAAGCCACCCGCTCGACAAGCTCCCTGGTGACCCTCAAGGGATGAAGGTAGAGGAGCCGCAGCTTCGCCGCCCCCGCCACGGCCCTCTCCAAGGGGTCCAAAAGGTCCCAAAGCCCCACCCCTATGTCCTCTCCGTAGCGGGTGAGGTCCTGGGCCACCAGGCATATCTCCTTGGCACCCTGGGACAAGAGCTCCTCCGCCTCCTCCAGGAGATCTCTAACCGGCAGGCTCCGAAGGGGGCCTCTTATCATCGGTATGGCGCAGTAGGAACAGCGGTTGGAACATCCCTCCGCCACCTTGAGGTACCGCACCGCCTCCCCCTCTCCTATGGGGGCGCGGCCCGGGGTGTCCTGGGGGACGAAAACCTCCCGGTCCAAAAACTCCCCGAACTCACGGTAGCACTCGGTGGCGCCCATGAAGTCCACCTGAAGCTCCTTTAGCTCCTCGCCGTAACGGTTCACAAGGCAGCCCACCACCGCCAGCGAGCCTATGAGCCCCCGGCGTTTCATCTCCTCCGCCTCAAGGATGGCGTCCAGGTTCTCTTTTACCGCGCTCTCAAGGAACCCGCAGGTGTTTATGACGCACAGCCCCGCCCCCTCGGGCCGATCCGCCTTCCGGTAACCCCTCAAAAGGGCGGCCTTTAGAAACCGCTCGCTGTCCACCCGGTTCTTGGCACAGCCCAAGCTCAGAATAAAAACCGTCTTGTCCTTCAACTGGTAACTCCCGCCTTCTCGATCTTAAACTTATAAACTTATAAAAATCAAACCGGGGGATCTGGATCAAACCCCACGCCTTGGTTTACGCCCCCCGGCAGCTCACCGGATGGTCTTGGGCCGATCTTTGCTAACCGTGCCGTCGGGCAGCACGTAGTAGGTCCTGGGGATCCCCACGGGCCCCAAAGGATCCATCTCCACCGCTGAGGTCTTGAGCGAAGCGGCTCCGGCGTTTCCAACCCTTAACCGCAGCACCCCCTGGGATGTGAAGGACCTGCTCTCCCCCTCCTTTAGAACCCCCTGGAATATGACCCGCCCCTTGTCGCCAAGGTCGCTGACCTTTATCCAACAGGCCTTCCGGGCCGTGACCGCAAGGCCGGAGGAGGGGGCCACGTCGGCGGATTGGGTCCCTTGCGCCGGGGCAGGGCCGTTCATCCAGGACAGGTCCTGGGAGGCAGCACCGGCAGCGTCATGTGAAGATGCTGAATCGGGCACCACCTCCGCGTCCTGGGAGACTTCGGGAGCTACCAGGTCCTCCGACAGGGATGAAACGTCCTTGGATGATAAGGGAAGGGCCTCCTCCCTGGGAGGGGCCACCTCCGCGGGCTTTGCTATGACCGACTCCCTCATGCGGAGCTTGAAGTCCTGCCACTGCTGGAATATGAGGTACGAGGCGAACCCCACCGCCCCCACGAGAAGGGCGTAAAGCCACCAGCGGGAGGTCCTGCGGAAGGCGGTCCTCGGCGGGGCATAGGCCCCAAGGGAGGGTTCATCCTCCCTTAAAAGCCCCTGGAACTTGGGCCAAAGGTCCGGAGCCTTGAGATAGTCGCAGTAGGACCTTACAAAGCCCCTGGCATAGGCCATGCCCGGAAGGGCCCCGTAATCCCCCGCCTCTATGGCCTCGATGAAGGCCCTCCTTATCTTGATGTCCCGTTCCACATCATCCAGCGAGAGCCCCTGTCCCTCCCTGATGGCCCTAAGGGCCTCGCCAAGGCTCCTGAGGCTCTCCCGGGCGGCCCCATCCTCTGGGAAGTTCGCCACCGCCCATCACCTCCCAAGCAAGGACATGATGCGCCTTGCGGCATCACCGGGCTCCTCGGCGCCGAGCACCGCGCTGCCCGCCACCAGCACGTCACATCCCTTCTCCACCAGCTCCCGGCAGTTGTCCTCCCCTATGCCGCCGTCCATCTCTATGAGGAACTGAAGCTTCTCCGACTCCCGCCTTCGGAAGAGCTCCAAAGTCTTATCCAGCGTCTTGGGGATGAACTTCTGCCCCCCAAAACCGGGGTTGACGGACATCACCAGCACTAGGTCCACCATGTGGAGCACCGGGAACGTCCACTCCACCGGGGTGGCAGGGTTCACCGCAAGCCCCACCATGGCCCCAGCCTCCCGGATGGAGCCCAAAAGCCTGTGCAGGTGCTTCGACGCCTCCACGTGGACGCACAATAGGTCCGCACCGGCGGAGGCGAAGTCCACCACGAAGTCCTCCGGAGCGTCCACCATCAGGTGCACGTCAAGGAACGCGTCGGGAAAGCTGCGCCTTAGGGCCCTAACGAACCCCGGGCCAAAGGTTATGTTGGGCACGAAGTGGCCGTCCATCACGTCCACGTGAAGCCAGTCCCACGCGCCCCCCAAGGCATCCACGGAACCCTTCACGTCCATGAGGTCCGCGGAGAGAAGGGACGGGGCAAGAAGGGCCCTGTCCATGGCCCTC
It includes:
- a CDS encoding phosphatidylglycerophosphatase A — its product is MRDREAFMTWYGMFSTCFGLGLSRWAPGTVGSLGAFGLALLMGRIPLAALVAVIVVGTAASHRYSRRVRMEDPPEVVIDEVAGYWAAQYGLPMEMALGTLLLFRIVDITKPFPIRRFETLPGGVGIMADDLAGGIMVNLIVRFSYYLLFQGGLAALYSFFS
- a CDS encoding MiaB/RimO family radical SAM methylthiotransferase; this translates as MKDKTVFILSLGCAKNRVDSERFLKAALLRGYRKADRPEGAGLCVINTCGFLESAVKENLDAILEAEEMKRRGLIGSLAVVGCLVNRYGEELKELQVDFMGATECYREFGEFLDREVFVPQDTPGRAPIGEGEAVRYLKVAEGCSNRCSYCAIPMIRGPLRSLPVRDLLEEAEELLSQGAKEICLVAQDLTRYGEDIGVGLWDLLDPLERAVAGAAKLRLLYLHPLRVTRELVERVASSPVIHSYLDVPVQHASPRILSSMGRSMDFEDVVGVFRMAREVDPLFAMRTTLMVGYPGEEAEDFKMLLKFLEAARPDRVGAFVFSPEEGTGAFELPGRVGARTARSRLKALMELAAQVSLSRQRLFEGRELEVLVEGHEDGMGVGRSYREAPEVDGSVLIPDGSGLVAGRTYRVLVDEALEHDLVGSVVGEVC
- a CDS encoding DUF4115 domain-containing protein codes for the protein MANFPEDGAARESLRSLGEALRAIREGQGLSLDDVERDIKIRRAFIEAIEAGDYGALPGMAYARGFVRSYCDYLKAPDLWPKFQGLLREDEPSLGAYAPPRTAFRRTSRWWLYALLVGAVGFASYLIFQQWQDFKLRMRESVIAKPAEVAPPREEALPLSSKDVSSLSEDLVAPEVSQDAEVVPDSASSHDAAGAASQDLSWMNGPAPAQGTQSADVAPSSGLAVTARKACWIKVSDLGDKGRVIFQGVLKEGESRSFTSQGVLRLRVGNAGAASLKTSAVEMDPLGPVGIPRTYYVLPDGTVSKDRPKTIR
- the rpe gene encoding ribulose-phosphate 3-epimerase, which codes for MAGPVSVGAVRAMDRALLAPSLLSADLMDVKGSVDALGGAWDWLHVDVMDGHFVPNITFGPGFVRALRRSFPDAFLDVHLMVDAPEDFVVDFASAGADLLCVHVEASKHLHRLLGSIREAGAMVGLAVNPATPVEWTFPVLHMVDLVLVMSVNPGFGGQKFIPKTLDKTLELFRRRESEKLQFLIEMDGGIGEDNCRELVEKGCDVLVAGSAVLGAEEPGDAARRIMSLLGR